A genomic segment from Neobacillus sp. YX16 encodes:
- a CDS encoding pyridoxamine 5'-phosphate oxidase family protein, with product MPNQVEPRLIKPLYDELQKERFVTLATVDYETGGPNVNAISWILAKDEETIYFAVDNKSRIIQNITQNNKVVINLIANESTYSIQGEASLKEERLQDVPLKLALIEIQIHEVRDVMFYGSKIVTEPQYDKTYDKNAAARLDTQVMEAMKKA from the coding sequence ATGCCGAATCAAGTAGAACCAAGACTCATTAAGCCATTATATGATGAGCTGCAGAAAGAAAGGTTTGTAACATTAGCAACGGTAGATTATGAAACAGGTGGTCCAAATGTTAACGCGATATCTTGGATTTTAGCAAAAGATGAAGAAACCATTTATTTTGCAGTAGATAATAAATCTAGAATTATTCAAAATATCACACAAAATAATAAAGTGGTTATCAATTTAATTGCTAATGAATCTACATATTCCATACAAGGTGAAGCATCATTGAAAGAAGAACGGCTTCAGGACGTTCCTTTAAAGCTTGCGTTGATTGAAATTCAGATTCATGAGGTTAGGGATGTCATGTTTTATGGTTCCAAAATTGTTACAGAGCCACAGTATGACAAAACATATGATAAAAACGCTGCTGCCCGGTTAGATACCCAGGTAATGGAAGCAATGAAAAAAGCTTAG
- the pyc gene encoding pyruvate carboxylase encodes MTGQINKVLVANRGEIAIRVFRACTELNIKTVAIYSREDTGAYHRYKADEAYLVGEGKKPIDAYLDIDGIIEIAKFSGANAIHPGYGFLSENIHFARRCEDEGIIFIGPTSSHLDMFGDKVKARKQAELAGIPVIPGSDGPVDTIEEVKEFTFHHGYPIIIKAALGGGGRGMRIVRNQEEMQEAFDRAKSEAKAAFGSDEVYLEKLIEKPKHIEVQIFGDKKGNIVHLYDRDCSVQRRHQKVVEVAPSVSISDSLREKICAAAVKLMKNVAYLNAGTVEFLVSGQDFYFIEVNPRIQVEHTVTEMVTGIDIVHTQILVAEGQDLHSPIVGIPPQEEIRINGFAIQSRVTTEDPLNNFMPDTGKIMAYRSGGGFGVRLDAGNGYQGAVITPYYDSLLVKLSTWALTFEQAASKMVRNLREFRIRGIKTNIPFLENVVRHENFRRGEYDTSFIDSTPELFVFPASKDRGTKMLSYIGNVTVNGFPGIEKKKRPVFSKPRVPKLKYDFPYQDGTKQILDQNGAEGLVQWIKNQDKVLLTDTTFRDAHQSLLATRVRTTDILHIAEPTAKLIPNLFSLEMWGGATFDVAYRFLKEDPWERLHVLREKIPNVLFQMLIRGSNAVGYKNYPDNLIKEFVRKSAEEGIDVFRVFDSLNWVPGMEIAIEAVRDSGKIAEAAICYTGDILDPTRVKYDLNYYKVLAKELENQGAHILGIKDMAGLLKPEAAYRLISELKATIDIPIHLHTHDTSGNGIFTYARAIDGGVDIVDTALSTMAGLTSQPSANSLYYALEGKDRKPNVNINALEQLSYYWEDVRKYYYDFESGMVAPHSEVYQHEMPGGQYSNLQQQAKGVGLGDQWDEVKQMYTRVNHMFGDIVKVTPSSKVVGDMALFMVQNNLSEAEVLKNGDSIDFPDSVVELFQGYLGQPHQGFPEKLQNVILKGKKPLEVRPGELLPEVNFSELKEELSKELGRNISEIDLISYALYPKVYKEYLNTVDLYGNISFLDTPTFLYGLRLGEEIEVEIETGKTLIVKLVSIGQPQLDGTRVVYFELNGQPREVNIKDESIKAAVITRLKANPKNETHISATMPGTVVKVLVEKGERVERGDHLIITEAMKMETTVQAPFSGVIKEIYVKNDEAIQTGDLLLELDK; translated from the coding sequence TTGACAGGACAAATTAATAAAGTGTTAGTTGCGAACAGAGGAGAAATTGCAATTCGGGTTTTTAGGGCTTGTACTGAATTAAATATCAAAACCGTAGCAATTTATTCTAGGGAAGATACTGGAGCCTATCATCGTTATAAAGCAGATGAGGCCTACTTAGTTGGTGAAGGAAAGAAACCTATAGATGCCTACCTAGACATTGATGGAATCATTGAAATTGCTAAGTTTAGCGGGGCAAATGCTATTCATCCAGGATATGGATTTTTATCAGAGAATATTCACTTTGCAAGACGTTGTGAGGATGAAGGAATTATTTTTATTGGACCAACATCAAGCCATCTAGATATGTTCGGTGATAAAGTCAAAGCTAGGAAACAAGCTGAACTTGCTGGAATACCCGTAATTCCAGGCAGTGATGGTCCTGTCGATACCATCGAAGAAGTTAAGGAATTTACCTTCCATCATGGTTATCCGATTATTATTAAAGCGGCCCTTGGCGGTGGCGGACGTGGTATGCGGATTGTTAGGAACCAAGAGGAAATGCAAGAAGCATTTGACCGTGCTAAATCAGAAGCCAAAGCAGCATTTGGAAGTGACGAAGTTTACCTGGAAAAATTAATTGAGAAACCAAAACATATTGAGGTACAAATATTTGGGGATAAAAAGGGTAACATTGTCCATTTGTATGACCGGGATTGTTCTGTACAGCGCCGTCATCAAAAAGTAGTAGAAGTAGCCCCAAGTGTATCAATATCCGATTCATTACGTGAGAAAATTTGTGCAGCCGCAGTTAAGTTAATGAAGAATGTAGCTTATCTAAATGCAGGGACAGTAGAATTTCTTGTTTCTGGTCAGGACTTTTATTTCATTGAAGTAAATCCAAGGATTCAGGTTGAACATACGGTAACTGAAATGGTAACAGGAATTGATATTGTACATACGCAAATCTTAGTTGCTGAAGGTCAGGATTTACACAGTCCAATAGTCGGGATTCCACCACAAGAAGAGATTCGGATTAACGGTTTTGCTATCCAGTCACGTGTTACAACAGAAGACCCGCTTAATAATTTTATGCCTGATACCGGAAAAATTATGGCTTATCGCTCTGGAGGAGGATTTGGTGTTCGTCTTGATGCTGGAAACGGTTATCAAGGTGCTGTCATCACACCCTATTATGATTCTTTGCTTGTGAAGCTTTCTACATGGGCATTAACCTTCGAACAAGCAGCCTCTAAAATGGTTCGGAATCTTAGAGAGTTTAGAATTCGGGGAATAAAAACCAATATCCCTTTTCTTGAGAATGTTGTAAGACATGAGAATTTTAGAAGAGGGGAATATGATACTTCATTTATCGATTCAACTCCGGAGTTATTCGTATTTCCTGCTAGTAAGGACCGTGGAACCAAAATGCTATCGTATATTGGAAACGTTACGGTCAATGGTTTCCCGGGTATTGAAAAAAAGAAAAGACCCGTGTTTTCGAAACCGCGAGTGCCTAAATTAAAATATGATTTTCCTTACCAGGACGGAACGAAACAAATTCTAGACCAAAATGGTGCAGAAGGTCTTGTACAGTGGATAAAGAATCAAGATAAAGTATTGTTAACGGATACTACCTTCAGAGATGCACATCAGTCGTTATTGGCAACAAGGGTAAGAACAACGGACATTTTGCACATTGCTGAGCCGACTGCAAAGCTTATACCGAACCTATTTTCACTTGAGATGTGGGGAGGAGCAACTTTTGATGTAGCTTACCGCTTCTTAAAAGAAGACCCATGGGAAAGATTGCATGTTCTTCGTGAAAAAATACCAAATGTTCTGTTTCAAATGTTAATCCGCGGTTCCAACGCAGTGGGATATAAAAATTACCCTGACAATCTTATCAAAGAATTTGTAAGAAAGTCTGCGGAAGAAGGGATTGACGTATTCAGAGTTTTTGACAGCTTAAACTGGGTTCCAGGAATGGAAATCGCTATTGAGGCTGTCAGGGATAGTGGGAAAATCGCTGAAGCAGCCATTTGTTATACGGGCGATATTCTAGATCCAACAAGAGTAAAATATGATCTAAACTATTACAAAGTACTAGCAAAAGAACTAGAGAATCAAGGGGCACATATATTAGGGATAAAGGATATGGCAGGCTTGCTAAAACCCGAAGCAGCCTATCGACTTATTTCTGAATTAAAAGCAACAATAGATATTCCAATCCATCTTCATACTCATGATACGAGCGGAAATGGTATTTTCACCTATGCTCGTGCTATAGACGGTGGAGTAGATATTGTGGATACAGCCTTAAGTACGATGGCTGGGCTAACTTCACAGCCAAGTGCAAATTCTCTTTATTACGCATTAGAAGGTAAGGATAGGAAACCAAATGTAAATATTAATGCCCTTGAACAGCTTTCCTATTATTGGGAGGATGTTAGAAAATATTATTATGATTTTGAAAGTGGAATGGTTGCACCACATTCAGAGGTGTACCAGCATGAGATGCCAGGCGGACAATACAGTAATTTACAACAGCAAGCAAAGGGTGTGGGGCTTGGCGATCAGTGGGATGAAGTCAAGCAAATGTACACCCGGGTCAATCATATGTTTGGGGATATTGTAAAGGTTACGCCATCTTCTAAAGTTGTAGGGGATATGGCACTCTTTATGGTACAAAATAATTTATCGGAAGCTGAAGTCCTTAAAAATGGAGACTCGATTGACTTCCCGGATTCTGTAGTTGAATTATTCCAGGGGTATCTCGGTCAGCCGCATCAAGGATTCCCAGAAAAACTGCAGAACGTAATATTAAAAGGGAAAAAACCATTGGAGGTTCGTCCAGGTGAGCTTCTGCCTGAAGTGAATTTTTCTGAATTAAAGGAAGAGTTATCTAAAGAGCTGGGACGAAACATTTCGGAAATTGATTTGATTTCCTATGCGCTCTATCCAAAAGTTTATAAAGAGTATTTGAATACGGTTGACTTATATGGGAATATATCGTTCCTAGATACACCTACTTTCCTTTACGGTCTAAGGCTGGGGGAAGAAATTGAAGTAGAGATTGAAACAGGGAAAACTCTTATTGTTAAACTTGTCTCAATTGGTCAGCCGCAGTTGGATGGTACACGTGTCGTTTATTTTGAACTAAATGGTCAGCCGCGTGAGGTTAATATTAAAGATGAAAGTATCAAAGCAGCAGTAATAACTAGATTAAAAGCCAATCCTAAAAATGAGACACATATTTCGGCCACAATGCCTGGAACTGTTGTCAAAGTATTAGTGGAAAAAGGGGAACGGGTGGAACGAGGAGACCATCTCATAATCACTGAGGCTATGAAGATGGAAACAACCGTTCAAGCTCCTTTTTCAGGAGTAATAAAAGAAATTTATGTAAAAAATGATGAAGCCATTCAAACAGGAGATTTACTACTTGAATTGGATAAATAG
- a CDS encoding peptidyl-prolyl cis-trans isomerase, with amino-acid sequence MENIIVLSGKVKYTITLDPTVWIFDDRKVDLTTYFSTSFENKNELEEYTKSVSKHWDREIMEGAVYPPTLKTEKKYEKEKVLTGSFGIPILPFLKNAELVEDAFALTIKTTASEHEISLDKAKDLILGFSDGGKPLSEDGPVHVYFGDGSNLLDPIKNVRAFIIK; translated from the coding sequence ATGGAAAATATAATCGTACTATCCGGAAAGGTAAAATACACAATTACTCTCGATCCCACAGTTTGGATATTTGATGATCGAAAGGTGGATTTGACTACATACTTCTCTACATCCTTTGAAAATAAAAATGAACTTGAGGAGTACACTAAATCGGTATCAAAACATTGGGACAGAGAAATCATGGAGGGTGCTGTCTATCCGCCAACATTAAAAACGGAGAAGAAATATGAGAAGGAAAAGGTATTAACAGGTAGTTTCGGTATACCTATCCTGCCTTTTTTAAAAAATGCAGAACTTGTTGAAGATGCCTTCGCATTAACCATAAAAACTACAGCATCAGAACATGAGATATCTCTTGATAAGGCAAAGGATCTAATATTAGGTTTTTCAGATGGTGGTAAACCACTTTCAGAAGATGGACCTGTCCATGTTTATTTCGGTGATGGTTCCAACCTATTAGACCCGATAAAGAACGTAAGAGCGTTTATTATTAAATAG
- a CDS encoding YhcN/YlaJ family sporulation lipoprotein: MKKLFIFTTLVLVLAACNNNSNNAQNNEKQSLVNVKNSYIEDVDRKTGQEVSKRLVDLATSIPNVHDATAVVIGRYAIVGIDVNSKIERSQVGSIKYSVAESLKEDPYGARAIVVADADTNQRLKEIAADIEKGRPLQGIMEELADVAGRLMPEIPGDIIDPNPKNAPEEPKKKLQENEKKSLEDKQQEESKHYK, translated from the coding sequence ATGAAGAAGCTTTTCATATTTACCACTTTAGTTTTGGTCCTAGCTGCTTGTAACAACAATAGCAACAATGCGCAAAATAATGAAAAGCAATCATTGGTTAACGTTAAAAACAGTTATATAGAAGATGTAGACCGGAAAACGGGTCAGGAGGTTTCCAAACGATTAGTTGACCTTGCCACTAGTATTCCAAATGTTCATGATGCAACCGCAGTTGTCATTGGCAGATATGCCATTGTTGGTATCGATGTAAATTCAAAGATTGAACGGTCTCAAGTGGGCTCAATAAAATATTCTGTTGCAGAAAGCTTGAAGGAAGACCCTTATGGTGCACGCGCAATCGTAGTGGCTGATGCAGATACAAATCAGCGTCTGAAAGAAATTGCCGCAGATATCGAAAAAGGAAGACCCCTACAAGGTATAATGGAAGAGCTTGCCGACGTGGCAGGCAGACTAATGCCTGAAATCCCTGGAGATATAATTGATCCTAATCCTAAAAATGCTCCAGAAGAACCAAAGAAAAAGCTGCAGGAGAACGAGAAGAAAAGTTTAGAGGATAAACAGCAAGAAGAATCCAAACATTATAAATAA
- a CDS encoding PhoH family protein — protein MNGLTNQSTRKSGGVALSKIYVLDTNVLLQDPYSIFSFEDNEVVIPAVVLEEVDSKKRYMDEIGRNARHVSRLIDELRAAGKLHEKIPLENGGTIRIELNHRAFHELQEIFVEKTNDNRILAVAKNLSTEEQQKENGKPVILVSKDTLVRVKADAIGLTAEDFLSDRVVEIDHIYTGFLEVFLSVELLGSFYEKGELLLSEIGKYSFYPNQYLIMKDALGGSASALGMVDKTRKKVKKLAINQEHVWGIHPRNVQQTMAIELLLRKDIPLITLIGKAGTGKTLLALASGLMQTEDFREFKKLLVARPIVPVGKDLGYLPGEKQEKLRPWMQPIFDNLEYLFNTKKPGELDAILAGMGSIEVEALTYIRGRSLPKQFIIIDEAQNLTKHEVKTILTRVGEGSKIVLMGDPEQIDHPYLDAYNNGLTYVVERFKDQVISGHVKLLKGERSGLARLAADLL, from the coding sequence ATGAACGGATTAACAAACCAATCAACTAGAAAAAGTGGAGGCGTCGCTTTGAGTAAAATATACGTGTTAGATACAAACGTCTTATTACAAGACCCGTATTCCATATTCTCATTCGAAGATAATGAAGTAGTCATTCCTGCAGTTGTCCTTGAAGAAGTGGACTCAAAGAAAAGGTACATGGATGAAATAGGGAGAAATGCCCGTCATGTATCAAGATTAATTGATGAATTGCGAGCAGCGGGTAAGCTTCATGAAAAAATCCCTCTTGAAAATGGTGGAACAATTAGAATTGAACTTAATCATCGTGCTTTTCATGAATTACAAGAAATTTTTGTAGAAAAAACAAATGACAATCGAATTCTCGCAGTTGCAAAAAATTTATCAACAGAAGAACAGCAAAAGGAAAATGGAAAGCCTGTAATCCTTGTAAGTAAGGATACATTAGTCAGGGTAAAGGCAGACGCTATTGGATTAACTGCTGAAGATTTTTTAAGTGACAGGGTGGTCGAAATTGACCATATTTACACAGGTTTTTTGGAAGTTTTTTTATCTGTAGAATTGTTGGGTTCCTTTTATGAAAAAGGGGAATTACTTTTATCGGAAATTGGAAAGTATTCATTTTATCCAAATCAATACTTAATCATGAAAGACGCACTAGGAGGTTCCGCGTCAGCGTTAGGGATGGTCGATAAAACAAGAAAAAAGGTAAAGAAACTTGCTATTAATCAAGAACATGTATGGGGAATTCACCCTAGAAATGTGCAGCAAACGATGGCAATCGAGCTGCTGCTTCGTAAGGATATCCCGCTTATTACCCTAATCGGAAAAGCAGGGACAGGTAAAACCTTGCTGGCGCTGGCATCTGGACTAATGCAGACAGAGGACTTTAGAGAATTTAAAAAGCTATTAGTAGCCAGACCGATTGTACCGGTAGGTAAGGATCTAGGGTATTTGCCCGGTGAAAAACAAGAAAAACTTAGACCATGGATGCAGCCGATATTTGATAATCTTGAATACCTTTTTAATACTAAAAAGCCAGGAGAATTGGATGCAATCCTTGCAGGAATGGGTTCGATAGAGGTAGAAGCTTTAACCTATATCAGGGGAAGAAGTCTGCCAAAGCAATTTATTATTATTGATGAAGCCCAAAATTTAACAAAACATGAAGTGAAAACAATCTTAACGCGTGTGGGTGAGGGTAGCAAGATTGTTTTAATGGGTGATCCTGAACAAATAGACCATCCATATCTTGACGCCTACAATAATGGTCTAACCTATGTCGTGGAACGTTTTAAAGACCAGGTTATTTCCGGACATGTTAAGCTGTTAAAAGGGGAACGATCAGGATTAGCCAGGCTGGCAGCCGATTTGCTGTAG
- the coxB gene encoding cytochrome c oxidase subunit II: MKRLAKWRLISIFAILSLILSGCGEPFLSTLRPAGEVADIQYDLMKLSTLIMVGVIVVVMVIFFIVMFKFRRKDEKIPKQVEGSHKLEIIWTVIPILLLLLLAVPTVSATFKLADVSPMDKKDSDALVINVRSNLYWWEFEYPGQGIVTGQDLVVPTDEKVYFNLISSDVKHSFWVPAVGGKLDTNTENVNKFWLEFDSAKAKEAGDLFYGKCAELCGPSHALMDFKVKTMSRDDFDNWVADMKDVEEPKLAETESAQRGQEVFNKSCIGCHAVTPANGTPPEARRAPNLTNFGERSRIAGVLDHSEEDLKKWLTDPEKYKPGNLMTGSYDLTEEQINDVTEYLMGLKVQE, encoded by the coding sequence ATGAAAAGGCTTGCAAAATGGCGTTTGATCTCGATATTTGCGATTCTTTCGCTTATCCTTTCAGGATGTGGCGAACCGTTCCTATCGACTTTAAGGCCAGCTGGTGAAGTTGCAGACATTCAATATGATCTGATGAAACTAAGTACATTGATTATGGTAGGGGTTATCGTAGTTGTAATGGTAATCTTCTTTATCGTCATGTTTAAGTTCAGACGGAAAGATGAAAAGATTCCAAAACAAGTAGAAGGAAGTCACAAACTAGAAATTATTTGGACAGTTATACCAATTTTATTACTATTACTTTTAGCAGTTCCAACGGTTTCTGCTACATTTAAATTAGCAGATGTTTCACCAATGGATAAAAAAGATTCAGATGCACTTGTCATCAATGTCCGTTCCAATTTATATTGGTGGGAATTTGAATATCCTGGTCAAGGAATTGTTACTGGTCAAGATTTAGTTGTTCCAACAGATGAGAAGGTATATTTTAATTTAATATCTTCTGATGTTAAACACTCTTTCTGGGTACCAGCGGTAGGTGGAAAGCTTGATACGAATACTGAGAATGTTAATAAATTTTGGTTAGAGTTTGATAGCGCTAAGGCTAAAGAAGCAGGGGATTTATTTTATGGCAAGTGTGCAGAGCTTTGTGGACCATCACATGCGTTAATGGATTTTAAAGTTAAAACCATGAGCCGTGATGACTTTGATAACTGGGTTGCAGACATGAAAGATGTTGAAGAACCAAAATTAGCAGAAACTGAAAGTGCTCAACGTGGTCAAGAAGTCTTTAATAAAAGTTGTATAGGCTGTCATGCTGTTACACCTGCAAATGGTACACCACCGGAAGCAAGACGTGCTCCAAATTTAACAAACTTTGGCGAACGTTCTCGTATAGCAGGCGTATTGGATCACAGTGAAGAAGACCTGAAAAAATGGCTTACAGATCCTGAAAAATACAAGCCAGGCAACTTGATGACAGGTAGTTATGATCTAACAGAAGAGCAAATTAATGATGTAACAGAATATTTAATGGGATTAAAAGTTCAGGAATAA
- a CDS encoding FtsW/RodA/SpoVE family cell cycle protein: MFKKILKSYDYSLIIAIILLSLFGLVMVYSASMASSVQRYEVPSDHFYTKQRLFLLGAAVVFIFTALFPYKIMKSTKFLVPMVGLSVFGLLGLFIFGHVAGNAQSWFKIGPLSLQPAEFVKIFVIIYLSAVYAKKQAYINKFNHGVLPPLAYLVIVCGLIALQPDFGTAMIIGLIAGTIIISSGMNFKNIAKLILLGLILASPFLIALKGEIFSEKRIERFTVLSNPFEDELDAGFHLANSYIAIGSGGINGLGLGKSVQKLGYLPESHTDFIMAVIAEELGIWGVSFVVLTLAFIVLRGIYIGLRCKDPFGSLLAIGISSMIGIQSFINLAGVSGVIPLTGVPLPFISYGGSSLLQLAIASGILVNVSMFVKYENKYKQQHQEKNSNHQDGNVYQFRT; this comes from the coding sequence ATGTTTAAAAAAATATTGAAATCCTATGATTATTCACTAATTATCGCAATCATCCTTTTATCTTTATTTGGATTAGTAATGGTTTATAGTGCCAGCATGGCCTCAAGCGTCCAAAGGTATGAAGTTCCTAGTGACCATTTTTACACCAAGCAAAGACTATTTTTACTAGGGGCAGCTGTGGTATTTATTTTTACTGCATTGTTTCCTTATAAAATAATGAAAAGCACAAAATTTCTAGTACCTATGGTTGGTCTTTCTGTATTTGGGCTTTTGGGGCTTTTTATTTTTGGACATGTTGCTGGGAATGCCCAGAGTTGGTTTAAAATCGGTCCATTAAGCCTGCAGCCAGCAGAGTTTGTAAAAATATTTGTCATTATTTACTTGTCTGCAGTGTATGCAAAAAAGCAGGCATATATAAATAAATTTAATCACGGAGTTCTGCCTCCCTTAGCATATCTTGTTATTGTTTGTGGTTTAATTGCTTTGCAGCCTGACTTTGGAACAGCGATGATCATTGGTTTAATCGCAGGTACAATTATTATTTCATCTGGAATGAACTTTAAAAATATAGCAAAGTTAATTTTACTTGGGCTTATCTTAGCCTCTCCATTCCTTATTGCCTTAAAGGGTGAAATATTTTCTGAGAAACGAATAGAGCGATTTACGGTTTTAAGTAATCCGTTTGAGGATGAATTGGATGCAGGTTTTCACCTAGCGAATTCATACATAGCAATTGGTTCAGGAGGGATAAATGGTTTAGGTTTAGGTAAAAGTGTGCAAAAACTTGGCTATTTACCAGAATCCCATACTGACTTCATAATGGCGGTAATTGCGGAGGAACTGGGTATTTGGGGAGTAAGCTTTGTAGTACTTACGCTGGCATTTATTGTTTTAAGAGGTATATATATTGGGTTGCGGTGTAAAGATCCATTTGGAAGTTTATTAGCAATAGGGATTTCAAGTATGATTGGAATTCAATCGTTCATCAACCTAGCTGGTGTTTCAGGTGTTATACCGCTTACAGGTGTCCCTCTGCCGTTTATAAGCTATGGCGGTTCTTCACTGCTGCAATTAGCAATTGCTTCTGGCATTCTAGTAAATGTTTCTATGTTTGTTAAATATGAAAATAAATATAAACAACAGCACCAAGAAAAAAATAGTAATCATCAAGATGGAAATGTATATCAATTTAGAACATAG
- a CDS encoding YlaN family protein, which yields MASEMIVNHQEKAYALLQADAEKILKLIKVQMENLTMPQCPLYEEVLDTQMFGLSREIEFAVRLGLIEVKDGKAILDKLERELSALHEASLRK from the coding sequence TTGGCGTCTGAAATGATAGTGAATCATCAGGAAAAAGCCTATGCCTTGTTACAGGCAGACGCTGAAAAAATATTAAAGCTTATTAAGGTGCAAATGGAAAATCTCACGATGCCTCAATGCCCTCTTTATGAAGAGGTATTGGATACGCAAATGTTTGGTTTATCGAGAGAGATAGAATTTGCGGTAAGATTAGGCTTAATTGAAGTCAAGGATGGCAAAGCGATTTTAGATAAATTAGAAAGAGAATTATCTGCGCTTCATGAAGCATCCCTTAGAAAATAG
- the cyoE gene encoding heme o synthase — MPNSKAYGEATIENGSTGLNSHMAKSTMWKDFMALIKIGIVNSNLITTFTGIWLALHFSGQSFLSNLDIVLFTVIGSSLIIAGSCSINNFIDRDIDPLMERTKSRPTVTGKIVPSKVLGLGVFLIVLGTIFLLFTTVTATVIGLLGVFSYVVLYSLWSKRQLVSNTIIGSISGAVPPLIGWAAIDGNLDMMAWALFIIMFIWQPPHFYALAMRRVEEYRAAGIPMLPVVKGFKTTKKHILIWVAALLPTPLLLTSLGIPFLILATVLNIGWLVLGIYGYKIKDDIKWAKLMFVYSLQYLTIIFVAMVIVTLV, encoded by the coding sequence ATGCCAAATTCAAAGGCATACGGTGAAGCAACGATAGAAAATGGCTCAACGGGTCTTAATTCTCATATGGCAAAATCCACTATGTGGAAAGATTTTATGGCACTTATAAAGATTGGGATTGTAAATTCAAATCTTATAACAACATTTACTGGCATATGGCTGGCTCTACATTTTAGTGGTCAAAGTTTTCTAAGTAACCTAGATATAGTTTTATTTACCGTTATTGGTTCCTCCCTCATTATTGCGGGTTCATGCTCCATAAATAATTTCATTGATCGTGACATTGACCCTTTAATGGAAAGAACAAAATCAAGACCTACGGTTACGGGGAAAATAGTTCCTTCGAAGGTGCTTGGATTGGGTGTTTTCTTAATTGTTCTAGGAACAATTTTTCTATTGTTTACTACCGTAACTGCAACAGTGATTGGACTGCTTGGAGTTTTTAGTTATGTTGTGCTGTACTCATTATGGTCAAAGCGTCAATTAGTATCAAATACAATCATAGGTAGTATTTCTGGTGCTGTACCACCACTAATTGGCTGGGCTGCAATTGATGGAAATCTTGATATGATGGCATGGGCTCTGTTCATTATTATGTTTATTTGGCAGCCGCCACATTTTTATGCATTAGCGATGAGGCGTGTAGAAGAATATAGAGCTGCGGGAATCCCAATGCTTCCAGTAGTAAAGGGATTTAAAACAACTAAGAAACACATCTTAATATGGGTAGCCGCATTACTGCCGACACCTTTATTACTTACTTCATTAGGAATCCCATTTCTAATTTTGGCAACCGTGTTAAATATCGGTTGGCTTGTGTTAGGGATTTATGGATATAAGATCAAAGATGATATTAAGTGGGCAAAATTAATGTTTGTGTACTCATTGCAATATTTAACAATTATTTTTGTTGCAATGGTCATTGTTACATTAGTTTAG
- a CDS encoding heme A synthase has protein sequence MRRSLKWLAVATTIGMILVLLGGALVTKTDSGMGCGRSWPLCNGEFVPTEITAELVIELAHRLVSGSVGFMVLILSIWTWKVIGHIRETKFLSFLSFFFLLLQGLIGAAAVIWEQSDFILALHFGISLISFAAVLLLTLLIFEIDKKFDADKLIIDKRMSFHIISISFYSYFVIYTGALVRHTKSSLVCRDWPLCINDSPALPTNLFEWVQMGHRAAAGLIFIWIGYVTYLAVKKYRQQKVIYWGWISAFTLVSLQVLSGALVIFTRLNLFIALMHALFITCLFGVLSYFLFLLSRSRKKQ, from the coding sequence TTGAGACGTTCTTTAAAGTGGTTAGCTGTGGCAACTACTATTGGGATGATATTAGTTTTACTTGGGGGCGCACTTGTTACAAAAACAGATTCCGGTATGGGGTGCGGAAGATCTTGGCCATTATGTAATGGGGAGTTCGTGCCAACGGAGATAACTGCTGAATTAGTTATCGAACTTGCTCACAGACTAGTATCTGGTTCGGTCGGTTTTATGGTACTCATATTATCCATTTGGACTTGGAAAGTAATCGGGCATATTAGGGAAACAAAATTCCTATCCTTTCTTTCTTTTTTCTTTTTACTATTGCAAGGATTAATAGGAGCAGCAGCTGTAATTTGGGAACAATCTGACTTTATTCTCGCATTGCACTTTGGTATATCACTCATTTCTTTCGCCGCTGTATTGTTGCTTACTTTATTAATCTTTGAAATCGATAAAAAGTTTGATGCAGATAAACTCATTATCGATAAAAGAATGAGTTTTCACATTATCTCTATTTCCTTTTATAGCTATTTTGTCATTTATACAGGTGCCCTAGTCCGACATACCAAATCAAGTTTGGTTTGCCGTGATTGGCCATTATGTATCAATGACAGCCCAGCCCTTCCAACTAACCTATTTGAATGGGTACAGATGGGACATCGTGCGGCGGCAGGTCTCATCTTTATTTGGATTGGATATGTTACTTATTTAGCAGTAAAAAAGTATCGTCAGCAAAAAGTTATCTATTGGGGTTGGATTAGTGCGTTTACTTTAGTATCCCTCCAGGTATTATCCGGAGCTCTTGTTATTTTTACCAGGTTAAATCTTTTCATTGCTTTAATGCATGCTTTATTTATTACCTGTTTATTTGGTGTCCTAAGCTATTTTCTCTTTTTACTTTCAAGATCACGAAAAAAACAATAA